From the Patescibacteria group bacterium genome, one window contains:
- a CDS encoding YjbQ family protein, which yields MEELIIHSKKEKEVLDITDELKELVREKGAKEGVCNLFLTHTSAALTTADLDNGTDLDMLDAFEEVVPQLAYRHPHNPGHVKYHILSSIIGSSLTIPIEKGELVLGPWQKIVLIEFGGPRERTVAVNFIS from the coding sequence ATGGAAGAACTTATCATCCATAGCAAAAAGGAAAAGGAGGTTTTAGACATTACCGATGAACTAAAAGAGCTCGTCAGGGAAAAGGGGGCGAAAGAGGGGGTGTGCAACCTTTTTTTGACCCATACCTCGGCTGCCTTAACCACGGCAGATTTAGATAACGGAACGGATTTGGACATGCTGGATGCTTTTGAAGAAGTGGTGCCCCAGTTAGCATACCGTCACCCCCACAATCCAGGGCATGTGAAATATCACATTCTCTCTTCTATTATTGGTTCTTCTCTTACCATTCCCATTGAAAAAGGGGAGTTGGTGCTGGGGCCATGGCAGAAAATCGTGTTAATTGAGTTTGGAGGCCCGAGAGAAAGAACCGTTGCAGTGAACTTTATTTCCTGA
- a CDS encoding PD-(D/E)XK nuclease family protein → MSQFYSGKRSRNLYEPSTKESFRLSRSKIENFLKCPRCFYLDRRLGVDQPPGYPFSLNAAVDTLLKKEFNLLRTKREPHPLFKEYGIDAVPFQHPKMDEWRETLKGLQYYHEPSGFLVTGAVDDIWQNSEGELHVVDYKATAKNGEVNLDADWQRSYKNQMEIYQWLLRHQPDGFKVSPLGYFVYVNGKMNREAFDARLEFDMKIILYKGDDSWIEKALMDAKKVLDSDKLPQANEGCDYCLYRKSVQDVLQPFQKSE, encoded by the coding sequence ATGTCTCAGTTCTATTCCGGAAAACGAAGTAGAAACTTGTATGAACCCTCAACAAAGGAGTCTTTTCGTTTAAGCCGCTCCAAGATCGAAAACTTTTTGAAGTGTCCCCGCTGCTTTTATCTTGACCGGCGCCTTGGCGTGGACCAGCCGCCTGGGTATCCATTTAGCCTCAATGCTGCCGTAGACACCTTGCTCAAAAAGGAGTTTAATCTTTTGAGAACAAAGCGAGAACCCCATCCTTTATTTAAAGAATACGGCATTGACGCTGTTCCTTTTCAGCACCCAAAAATGGATGAATGGAGAGAAACCCTAAAAGGCCTTCAGTATTACCATGAGCCCTCAGGATTTTTAGTGACCGGCGCGGTAGACGACATTTGGCAGAACTCAGAGGGAGAATTACACGTAGTGGATTATAAGGCAACGGCAAAGAATGGGGAGGTGAACTTGGATGCTGACTGGCAGCGCTCCTACAAAAACCAAATGGAAATCTACCAGTGGCTCCTGCGTCATCAACCAGACGGGTTCAAGGTTTCTCCTTTGGGATATTTTGTGTATGTGAACGGTAAGATGAACCGGGAAGCGTTTGACGCTCGCCTTGAGTTTGACATGAAGATTATTCTCTATAAAGGAGATGATTCCTGGATAGAAAAGGCCTTGATGGATGCAAAGAAAGTGCTGGATTCAGACAAGCTGCCGCAAGCAAACGAGGGGTGCGATTATTGTTTGTACCGAAAGTCGGTGCAGGACGTTTTGCAGCCCTTTCAGAAAAGCGAATAG
- a CDS encoding PD-(D/E)XK nuclease family protein produces the protein MRFKQECRIKSRQTGDSLLNYAGDMKQVSYSQLMTYVRCPEHWLFRYKLGLKRSPKKILKHGFALHETFAYHFDQKKKDGKGLNVGDAKEFFADVFLEALDDYKQELESVRPHLTREYLKKEREVDVTNLLDLGMRGIEVYYKKLNQYIKPDLVEEAFEFPASRELKVIGRIDLTDKSSVIHELKTTRKSPNMQDIRSDPQLAIYQLGYHSIKKKYPKAISKDYIVLSKRDSRIVRFKVARPFVNRLTILRNINTIMDAARHNIFYCMHPAESWLCSKEWCGYYTLHQELKKLGLQKFMAKYLKK, from the coding sequence ATGAGATTTAAGCAGGAATGCAGAATAAAGAGTCGCCAAACAGGCGATTCTTTGTTAAACTATGCAGGAGATATGAAACAGGTGAGTTATAGTCAGTTAATGACGTATGTGAGATGTCCTGAGCACTGGCTGTTCCGTTACAAGCTGGGCTTAAAGCGCTCTCCCAAAAAGATTTTAAAACACGGTTTTGCCTTACATGAGACCTTTGCCTATCACTTTGACCAAAAAAAGAAAGATGGGAAAGGACTAAATGTTGGGGATGCAAAGGAGTTTTTTGCAGATGTTTTTCTGGAAGCATTAGATGACTATAAGCAAGAACTGGAGTCTGTGCGTCCCCATCTAACAAGGGAATATCTGAAAAAAGAACGAGAGGTTGATGTGACAAATTTGCTTGATCTTGGCATGCGGGGCATTGAGGTCTACTACAAAAAACTTAATCAATATATTAAACCTGACTTAGTGGAAGAGGCATTTGAGTTCCCAGCTAGCAGGGAACTCAAGGTTATAGGAAGAATTGACCTTACCGACAAGAGCAGTGTTATTCATGAGTTAAAAACCACCAGAAAATCACCCAATATGCAGGATATTCGTTCTGACCCCCAGCTTGCGATCTATCAGTTGGGATACCATAGCATCAAAAAGAAATATCCAAAGGCCATTAGCAAAGACTACATTGTGCTTTCAAAGAGAGATTCTAGGATTGTACGATTTAAGGTTGCTCGTCCCTTTGTAAATCGCTTAACGATTCTTAGAAACATTAACACCATTATGGATGCGGCCCGCCACAACATCTTTTACTGCATGCATCCAGCAGAAAGTTGGTTATGCTCTAAAGAATGGTGCGGGTACTATACTTTGCACCAGGAATTGAAAAAACTGGGATTACAAAAGTTTATGGCAAAGTATTTAAAGAAATGA